The following coding sequences are from one Nodosilinea sp. FACHB-141 window:
- a CDS encoding L-threonylcarbamoyladenylate synthase: MPQVALQELVAAVQAGELVSFPTDTVPALAARPEAGDRIYTAKERSPDKPLILMGASLDDLRPYVDGTEDELAQWSAIAAQYWPGALTLVLPASDRLPPAMNPQQTGTVGLRIPNHPLARHLLGYTGPLATTSANRSGQPPLETMTAIEASFPQVFTLDHATQAEIYAFLQAEVPLPDQPQGSGLPSTVVRWQEGGWTVLRSGAVALPKVETA, from the coding sequence ATGCCACAGGTAGCGTTACAAGAACTGGTTGCAGCGGTGCAAGCGGGGGAGCTGGTCAGCTTTCCCACCGATACGGTGCCAGCGCTGGCGGCGCGGCCCGAGGCAGGCGATCGCATCTACACTGCCAAAGAGCGCAGCCCCGACAAACCGCTGATTCTCATGGGGGCCAGCCTCGACGATCTGCGGCCCTACGTTGACGGAACTGAGGATGAGTTAGCTCAGTGGAGTGCGATCGCGGCTCAGTATTGGCCCGGCGCGCTGACCCTAGTGTTGCCCGCTAGCGATCGCTTGCCCCCAGCCATGAACCCTCAACAGACGGGCACTGTGGGGCTGAGAATACCTAACCATCCCTTGGCTCGACACCTGCTAGGCTACACCGGGCCACTGGCCACCACCAGCGCCAACCGTTCGGGGCAGCCGCCCTTGGAGACCATGACGGCGATCGAGGCCAGCTTTCCCCAGGTGTTTACTCTGGATCACGCGACCCAGGCTGAGATCTACGCCTTCCTCCAGGCTGAGGTTCCCCTTCCCGATCAGCCCCAGGGCTCAGGGCTGCCCTCGACCGTAGTGCGTTGGCAAGAGGGTGGCTGGACGGTGCTGCGATCGGGCGCAGTAGCTTTGCCCAAGGTCGAAACTGCTTAA
- a CDS encoding tetratricopeptide repeat protein — protein MHPISSHDHSAAALNDQGCTLCAQSQFAQALAIFDQALALDSTYCTGWNNRANALCGLNRQAEALAAYDKAVALNPQYHQAWFNRGKLLAEMGAYGNAVESYNRAIALHADPVYIHSREDIWVKKRLIATV, from the coding sequence ATGCATCCCATTTCCAGCCATGACCACAGCGCCGCCGCCCTCAATGACCAAGGCTGCACCCTTTGCGCACAGAGCCAGTTTGCTCAGGCGCTAGCGATCTTTGATCAGGCGTTAGCCTTAGACAGCACCTACTGCACCGGCTGGAACAATCGCGCCAATGCCCTCTGCGGCCTCAATCGCCAGGCCGAGGCCCTAGCCGCCTATGATAAAGCCGTCGCCCTCAACCCCCAGTATCACCAGGCCTGGTTTAATCGAGGCAAGCTGCTAGCCGAAATGGGTGCCTATGGCAACGCGGTGGAGTCATATAACCGAGCGATCGCTCTCCATGCCGATCCCGTCTATATCCACTCAAGAGAAGACATTTGGGTCAAAAAGCGGCTGATTGCTACGGTTTAG
- a CDS encoding chlorophyll a/b-binding protein gives MTQDSNPTVSNPEAPAEPAPAFGWNRYAERINGRFAMVGFVALLLLELVTGQTFFSWLGWR, from the coding sequence ATGACCCAAGACTCAAATCCTACTGTCTCTAACCCTGAGGCCCCCGCCGAACCCGCTCCTGCTTTTGGGTGGAATCGCTATGCCGAGCGCATCAACGGCCGATTTGCCATGGTGGGCTTTGTGGCACTGCTGCTGCTAGAGCTGGTCACTGGCCAGACATTTTTTAGCTGGTTGGGCTGGCGCTGA
- a CDS encoding PstS family phosphate ABC transporter substrate-binding protein, which translates to MTSRQKFNRYILAGAVTTAVALGISVPSAVSQNSIIQIDGSSTVYPISEAMAEEFMAANRGTQVTVGVSGTGGGFSKFCAGELDITGASRPIKASEVEACAAAGIEYIEVPVATDALTVVINPENDWAGEMTVEQLQTLWSPEAQDTVTRWNQIDPSWPNEPIELFGPGTDSGTFDYFTETIVGEAGSSRADYTASEDDNILVIGVSRDPNAIGYFGLAYYLENQDTLKAVAVNGVEPTPENVENGTYAPLSRPIFVYVKKSSLESRPEVRAFVEFMLENGPELVPEVGYVPLSEQRYADILAELSGL; encoded by the coding sequence ATGACGAGCAGACAGAAATTTAATCGCTATATTCTAGCTGGAGCGGTAACCACCGCAGTAGCGCTAGGTATTAGCGTCCCCAGCGCGGTTTCTCAAAACTCCATTATTCAGATTGATGGGTCTAGCACCGTCTACCCCATATCTGAGGCCATGGCCGAAGAATTTATGGCCGCAAATCGTGGCACTCAGGTAACCGTGGGCGTGTCGGGGACTGGCGGCGGTTTTAGCAAGTTTTGCGCTGGCGAACTCGACATCACCGGTGCTTCGCGCCCCATCAAAGCCTCCGAAGTCGAAGCCTGCGCCGCCGCTGGCATTGAATACATTGAAGTGCCCGTTGCCACCGACGCGCTGACGGTGGTCATTAACCCCGAAAACGACTGGGCCGGCGAAATGACCGTAGAGCAGCTGCAAACGCTGTGGAGCCCTGAAGCCCAGGACACCGTCACCCGCTGGAATCAGATCGACCCTAGCTGGCCCAACGAGCCCATCGAGCTGTTTGGCCCCGGTACCGATTCGGGCACCTTCGACTACTTCACTGAAACGATTGTGGGTGAGGCAGGTTCTAGCCGCGCCGATTACACCGCTAGCGAAGACGACAACATTCTCGTGATTGGCGTCAGCCGCGACCCCAACGCCATTGGCTACTTTGGTCTGGCCTACTATCTCGAAAACCAAGACACCCTCAAAGCAGTCGCCGTCAACGGCGTTGAGCCCACCCCTGAGAATGTCGAGAATGGCACCTACGCGCCTCTGTCTCGGCCCATCTTTGTCTACGTCAAGAAGAGCAGCCTAGAGAGCCGCCCCGAGGTGCGCGCCTTTGTCGAGTTCATGCTCGAAAACGGGCCTGAGCTTGTGCCTGAAGTGGGTTATGTGCCGCTGTCTGAGCAGCGCTACGCCGACATTCTAGCTGAGCTATCAGGTCTGTAG
- a CDS encoding urease accessory protein UreD, producing the protein MVQSSAQTSEAHPGWRGLARLSYAMELGRCVPTQTYTRAPLRVQRPLYPEGEGLCHTVLVHTAGGLVGGDSLMVELAAAPRAQALITTAAASKVYGSAVTASSSQQVNITLAPESCLEWFPQETIVFNQAHYSQALRVDLALGAIWAGWEITRFGRSARGETFEQGQWRSRLEVWQADQPIWLDRQHLTGGSAALHSVNGLAGQPVVGSFAVVGQLFDSDSVAALRQLWPTDQPGDIGVTRLQSGLLCRYRGPSSQAARRWFVTAWQHLRPLYLRRSATVSRLWPR; encoded by the coding sequence ATGGTTCAGTCATCGGCTCAGACTTCTGAGGCTCACCCGGGCTGGCGGGGGTTAGCCCGGCTCAGCTACGCCATGGAGTTGGGTCGGTGTGTGCCGACCCAAACCTATACCCGCGCCCCCTTGCGAGTGCAGCGTCCCCTATATCCCGAAGGGGAAGGGCTGTGCCATACCGTGCTGGTACATACTGCTGGTGGCCTAGTGGGGGGCGACAGCCTAATGGTGGAATTGGCCGCCGCCCCGCGCGCCCAGGCGCTGATAACCACCGCCGCCGCCAGTAAGGTCTATGGCAGCGCAGTCACCGCCAGCAGCAGCCAGCAGGTAAACATCACCCTTGCGCCAGAGAGCTGTCTGGAATGGTTCCCTCAGGAAACCATTGTGTTTAACCAGGCTCACTACAGCCAGGCGCTGCGGGTTGACCTGGCCCTTGGAGCCATTTGGGCCGGCTGGGAGATCACCCGCTTTGGCCGCAGCGCCCGAGGAGAAACCTTTGAGCAGGGCCAGTGGCGATCGCGCCTCGAAGTCTGGCAAGCCGACCAGCCCATATGGCTTGATCGCCAGCACTTAACCGGGGGCAGTGCGGCCCTCCACAGCGTCAACGGACTGGCGGGGCAGCCAGTGGTGGGGAGCTTTGCCGTGGTGGGGCAATTGTTTGACAGTGACTCGGTGGCTGCCCTGCGCCAGCTTTGGCCCACAGACCAACCTGGCGACATCGGCGTTACCCGGCTGCAATCGGGGTTGTTATGTCGGTATCGAGGCCCGTCAAGCCAGGCGGCACGGCGATGGTTTGTGACCGCCTGGCAGCACTTGCGCCCTCTCTACCTAAGGCGCTCGGCCACCGTGTCACGGCTGTGGCCTCGGTAA
- a CDS encoding Crp/Fnr family transcriptional regulator, with amino-acid sequence MLNSVERLLFIRNVPMFKELRDDFLVRLASVMDEVFYDSNYTIITEGQEGRSMYIVVSGRVSVHIGGQEVAQLKEDECFGEMSVFDAEPRSASVTTLEPCACLVLTQQQLYDAIDETPGIAVNVIRLLSRRIRELNQDLNQVKQQLTQPSPFPQTRPQWYRPLPFPPSEPLARSGS; translated from the coding sequence ATGTTAAACAGCGTCGAACGTCTCCTATTTATTCGCAACGTCCCCATGTTCAAGGAGCTGCGGGACGACTTTTTGGTGCGGCTGGCCTCGGTGATGGATGAAGTGTTTTACGACAGCAACTACACCATCATCACCGAAGGCCAGGAGGGGCGATCGATGTACATTGTGGTGTCGGGCCGCGTCAGTGTGCACATCGGCGGTCAGGAAGTGGCCCAACTCAAAGAAGACGAATGCTTTGGCGAAATGTCGGTGTTTGATGCCGAGCCGCGATCGGCCTCGGTTACCACCCTAGAGCCCTGCGCCTGCTTAGTGCTTACCCAGCAGCAGCTCTACGACGCCATCGACGAAACCCCCGGCATTGCGGTCAACGTGATTCGCCTGCTGTCGCGCCGCATTCGTGAGCTCAACCAAGACCTCAACCAGGTCAAACAGCAGCTAACGCAGCCTTCACCATTCCCCCAAACCCGGCCCCAGTGGTATCGGCCACTGCCATTTCCGCCGTCGGAACCCCTAGCGCGATCGGGTAGTTAG
- a CDS encoding M48 family metallopeptidase, with product MNFFEHQDQARRNTTKLLLLFGLSIAVMIAAFYVVAIAVLSTQATPELGGLSLWQPGVLFWVTSGTLAFMMVGSSTKMAQLSQGGHSLAKGLGGRELNPLTDDPDEQRLINVVSEMALASGTPIPAVYLLDDELGINAFAAGHTADKAVIGVTRGCLDQLNRDELQGVIGHEFSHILNGDMGLNLKLIGVIHGLLLIYIAGRVVLRLSCYSDGSSRRSKDDKGAGAVLAAALAMVVIGYLGVLCGRLIKSAVSREREFLADASAVQFTRNPEGLTGALRKIGQISAGSTMVSPMAETASHLLFGEANGNLSFLGEWFATHPPLGERLRRLGQVPIPQGSSPLAAEASVSSPDESLVMGLHGGTSTAVQQGIVAIASPAPSQFMTAIGTTDARRLEQVRSLLSELPAEVKAALQDPTAAAEVVYALLVRTKPALQTQQIEYLSNTYGPDCRERVGQIYNRVRALKPGQDLLLLEALVPALQQLDSESGQKFVQTAQALSQPGGRLLLSNYPLQLILRKRLSSRSGQPATITDINDLWSDALVVLALLARVGHTRPEDAIYAFKLGISQIPGAKTQTSPNQLPPINSVDINASLSRLEQAAPKLKQTIVDACAHTVLADNDVTPAEMGLLRAVVITLDCPAPPFLT from the coding sequence ATGAATTTCTTTGAGCATCAAGACCAGGCCCGCCGCAACACCACCAAGCTGCTGCTGCTGTTTGGGTTATCGATCGCAGTGATGATCGCAGCATTTTATGTCGTTGCGATCGCGGTTCTATCCACCCAGGCCACCCCAGAGCTTGGTGGTTTATCGCTCTGGCAGCCCGGTGTCTTGTTTTGGGTAACCAGCGGTACCCTGGCTTTTATGATGGTGGGCAGCTCGACTAAGATGGCTCAGCTTAGCCAGGGGGGCCACAGTCTGGCCAAAGGGCTGGGCGGGCGAGAGCTAAACCCCCTCACCGACGACCCTGATGAGCAGCGGCTGATCAACGTGGTCAGCGAGATGGCTCTGGCCTCGGGCACCCCCATCCCTGCTGTGTACCTGCTGGATGACGAGCTGGGCATCAACGCCTTTGCGGCAGGTCACACCGCTGACAAAGCTGTGATTGGGGTGACCCGTGGATGTCTCGACCAGCTCAACCGCGACGAGCTGCAAGGGGTGATCGGCCACGAGTTTAGCCACATTCTCAACGGCGACATGGGCCTCAACCTCAAACTAATTGGGGTAATTCACGGTCTGCTGCTGATCTATATTGCTGGGCGGGTGGTGCTGCGCTTGAGCTGCTACTCCGACGGATCGTCGCGCCGATCAAAGGACGACAAGGGGGCTGGGGCGGTGTTGGCAGCGGCTCTGGCCATGGTGGTGATTGGCTACCTGGGAGTACTGTGCGGACGGTTGATCAAAAGTGCTGTATCGCGGGAGCGAGAGTTTTTAGCCGATGCCTCAGCGGTGCAGTTTACCCGGAACCCCGAGGGTTTGACTGGGGCGCTGCGCAAAATTGGTCAGATTTCGGCGGGGTCGACGATGGTTTCCCCCATGGCTGAAACCGCCAGCCACCTGCTGTTTGGCGAGGCCAACGGCAACTTGTCGTTCTTGGGGGAGTGGTTTGCCACCCATCCGCCCCTGGGCGAGCGACTGCGACGCCTGGGCCAGGTACCGATTCCCCAGGGAAGTTCTCCCCTAGCCGCCGAGGCATCGGTTAGCTCCCCAGACGAATCGCTGGTGATGGGCCTGCACGGGGGCACAAGCACTGCTGTGCAGCAAGGGATTGTTGCAATCGCCTCCCCCGCCCCCAGCCAGTTCATGACCGCCATTGGCACTACCGATGCCCGGCGGCTTGAGCAGGTGCGATCGCTGCTAAGCGAGCTACCCGCCGAAGTTAAGGCGGCCCTTCAAGACCCTACTGCTGCTGCCGAGGTAGTTTATGCTCTGCTGGTGCGAACTAAGCCCGCCCTACAAACTCAGCAGATCGAGTACCTGTCCAACACCTATGGCCCGGATTGTAGAGAACGAGTAGGACAAATTTACAATCGGGTTCGTGCCCTCAAGCCAGGGCAAGATCTGCTGTTGCTAGAGGCGCTAGTTCCTGCCCTCCAACAGCTCGACTCCGAGTCGGGGCAAAAGTTTGTCCAAACGGCCCAGGCCCTGAGCCAGCCAGGGGGCCGCCTGCTGCTCTCGAACTATCCACTGCAGCTGATTCTGCGCAAACGGCTGTCGAGTCGTTCAGGCCAACCTGCAACCATCACCGACATAAACGATCTCTGGAGCGACGCCCTTGTGGTGCTGGCCCTGCTGGCGCGGGTTGGCCACACTCGCCCAGAGGATGCTATCTACGCTTTCAAGCTGGGTATTTCGCAAATACCGGGGGCCAAAACGCAGACCTCGCCAAACCAGCTGCCGCCAATTAACAGCGTTGATATCAACGCTAGCCTCAGCCGTCTAGAGCAGGCTGCCCCCAAACTCAAACAGACCATTGTTGACGCCTGCGCCCATACGGTGCTGGCCGACAACGATGTTACCCCTGCCGAGATGGGACTGCTGCGGGCGGTGGTGATCACTCTTGACTGCCCGGCCCCACCCTTTCTTACCTAG
- a CDS encoding TonB family protein: MTTRFAPPERSRPLWQKLLAPMLLASLGLHGLLLLLPTGTDDVPVPPPDPEQDSVAITRVPPAGQSDVAAIAGAAVSATTSPFTPQQQPSTASAAPVARANAPVVRSARPQARSRAGTPPSQRRSQTASPTRAQSTQPPPAPANPPAAGAVTPTPPAPSAPSSTQPLFDAELGPQLLAYVSTLNLPQAKVDRAAESIQNRFVFNAAAVTNDAFNANQSTWVSTLRQETGQAELSPEINRSEFSTVYPQRVCLADSPGEINVGAVVNPDGSWRDEPALLRSSGYGILDRKALQEIQRHRFEPAEGIKAYVLTIDTSVDYGDRPCLEPNPVP; the protein is encoded by the coding sequence ATGACGACTCGTTTTGCTCCCCCTGAGCGTTCTCGGCCCCTGTGGCAGAAGCTGTTAGCCCCCATGCTGCTGGCATCCCTAGGCCTGCACGGGCTGCTGCTGCTGCTGCCAACGGGCACCGATGATGTCCCGGTTCCCCCCCCAGACCCGGAGCAGGACAGCGTGGCCATTACCCGCGTGCCCCCCGCAGGCCAGTCAGACGTAGCTGCGATCGCAGGCGCAGCCGTAAGCGCAACCACATCCCCCTTCACGCCGCAGCAGCAGCCTTCAACGGCCTCAGCGGCACCTGTAGCTCGAGCCAATGCTCCTGTTGTTCGGTCGGCCCGCCCCCAAGCCCGCTCTAGAGCAGGTACCCCACCCTCGCAACGCCGCTCCCAAACAGCCTCACCCACCCGTGCTCAGTCCACTCAACCCCCACCTGCACCCGCCAATCCACCGGCTGCGGGTGCTGTCACCCCTACGCCCCCCGCGCCTTCCGCTCCGTCATCCACTCAACCCCTGTTTGACGCCGAGCTAGGCCCACAACTGTTGGCCTACGTGTCCACCCTCAACCTGCCCCAAGCCAAGGTTGACCGGGCGGCAGAGTCTATTCAAAACCGGTTTGTCTTTAATGCCGCTGCCGTCACCAATGACGCCTTCAACGCGAACCAGAGTACTTGGGTCAGCACTCTGCGGCAGGAAACCGGCCAGGCCGAGCTATCGCCAGAAATCAATCGTTCCGAGTTTTCCACGGTGTATCCCCAGCGAGTGTGCCTAGCGGACTCACCGGGAGAAATCAACGTTGGGGCCGTGGTGAACCCCGACGGGTCTTGGCGAGATGAACCGGCTCTGTTGCGCAGCTCGGGCTACGGCATCCTCGATCGCAAAGCCCTGCAAGAAATTCAGCGCCACCGCTTTGAGCCGGCCGAGGGCATCAAAGCCTACGTGCTCACCATTGATACCAGCGTTGACTACGGCGATCGCCCCTGCCTAGAACCCAATCCAGTCCCTTAG
- a CDS encoding DUF3318 domain-containing protein gives MVNPNAEIGRLRELMPATARMQTKLMLSDRQLNVIKAEFPRPWQSAHTVSINLDLWHQLAVAERDLLFLRTVTWVTMTNVLKPNWYQAMAGAGLVGSVVELLQGDAVGVVAAAGVTALASWQIWRGVTGPQIEIAADDKAVQVALRRGYDQADAAAALIRAIEAVPPLEGRRVLTVNELLRCQNLRRQTGHSEFSVPESYRR, from the coding sequence GTGGTTAACCCCAATGCAGAAATTGGTCGACTGCGGGAGCTGATGCCCGCCACCGCCCGCATGCAAACTAAGCTGATGCTCAGCGATCGCCAGCTGAACGTCATTAAGGCTGAGTTTCCGCGCCCCTGGCAGTCGGCTCACACCGTCTCAATTAACCTCGATTTGTGGCATCAGCTGGCAGTGGCCGAGCGCGATTTACTGTTTTTGCGCACCGTGACCTGGGTGACTATGACTAACGTGCTCAAGCCCAATTGGTACCAGGCCATGGCCGGGGCTGGTCTGGTTGGCAGCGTGGTAGAGCTGCTCCAGGGCGACGCGGTGGGCGTAGTGGCCGCTGCTGGAGTCACAGCCCTGGCTAGCTGGCAAATTTGGCGCGGCGTCACTGGTCCCCAAATTGAGATTGCTGCCGATGACAAGGCGGTGCAGGTAGCCTTACGGCGCGGCTACGACCAGGCCGACGCCGCTGCGGCTCTGATTCGTGCCATTGAAGCGGTGCCCCCCTTGGAGGGTCGACGGGTGCTTACCGTCAACGAGCTGCTGCGCTGCCAGAACCTGCGCAGGCAAACCGGGCATTCAGAATTTTCGGTGCCCGAGAGCTACCGGCGTTAG
- a CDS encoding sensor histidine kinase KdpD codes for MDYPQGQDFTDLETLQLAYDRLQHQAQQQAAFLGTASHELRSPINQIISLHQLILEDLCESPAEEREFIAQANQAIQTVLKNLDLLITLSKFDIGALHPRLAPTLLQPLITRVQRMIEMQCINRHCRLIVGPVEANLQVQTDPAWLEQALVMLIEAALAQGSPQISLTVSEDPTTGNIALHLGANPGEAPPSAMAALSPEFRYQLAARLALHLGATLEFLGAAENPKSLLCLKLSRPTN; via the coding sequence ATGGACTATCCCCAAGGTCAAGACTTTACCGATCTCGAAACGCTACAGCTGGCCTACGATCGCCTGCAACACCAGGCCCAGCAGCAGGCGGCCTTCTTGGGTACGGCCTCCCACGAGCTCAGGTCACCCATTAACCAAATCATCAGCCTGCACCAGCTAATTCTCGAAGACCTGTGCGAAAGCCCCGCCGAAGAGCGCGAGTTTATTGCCCAGGCCAACCAGGCCATTCAAACCGTGCTCAAAAACCTCGATCTGCTGATCACCCTCTCCAAGTTTGATATCGGTGCTCTGCACCCCCGGCTTGCCCCTACCCTGCTCCAGCCGCTGATCACTCGCGTACAGCGCATGATCGAAATGCAGTGTATTAACCGCCACTGCCGGCTGATTGTGGGGCCGGTGGAGGCCAATCTACAGGTGCAAACTGACCCGGCATGGCTAGAGCAAGCCCTAGTCATGCTGATTGAAGCTGCCCTGGCCCAAGGCAGTCCGCAGATCAGCCTGACCGTATCTGAAGACCCCACCACCGGTAACATTGCTTTGCATTTGGGGGCAAACCCTGGCGAGGCTCCACCGTCCGCTATGGCTGCCCTATCGCCTGAGTTTCGCTACCAGCTAGCTGCTCGTCTAGCGCTCCACCTAGGGGCCACCTTGGAGTTTTTAGGTGCTGCAGAAAATCCCAAAAGTCTTTTGTGCCTGAAGCTATCGCGCCCTACCAATTAA
- the map gene encoding type I methionyl aminopeptidase, whose amino-acid sequence MNFLANLIPGRADQDTLPKRSRRVRGVELKTEAELEIMRGAARIVATVLKEIEALVQPGMTTADLDAHAEKRIRELGATPSFKGYHGFPASICACVNDQVVHGIPHKRQVIRRGDLLKVDTGAYYNGFHGDSCITIAVGEVSAQAQQLMTAAEAALYAGIAQVKPGNTLLDIAGAIEDCVTSSGFTVVEDFTGHGVGRNLHEAPSVFNFRTRQLPNMKLLPGMTLAIEPILNAGSKQTRTLKDQWTVVTVDRSLSAQFEHTVLVSETGYEILTDRSSIPVALAS is encoded by the coding sequence ATGAATTTTTTGGCGAATCTGATTCCCGGTCGAGCTGACCAGGATACCCTGCCCAAGCGCAGCCGTCGGGTGCGGGGGGTAGAGCTGAAGACCGAGGCCGAGCTAGAGATTATGCGCGGTGCCGCCCGCATTGTGGCCACGGTGCTTAAAGAAATCGAGGCCCTGGTGCAGCCGGGGATGACCACCGCTGATCTAGACGCCCACGCCGAGAAGCGGATTCGTGAGCTGGGCGCAACGCCCAGTTTTAAGGGTTACCACGGTTTTCCGGCATCGATCTGTGCCTGCGTCAACGACCAAGTGGTGCATGGCATTCCCCACAAGCGTCAGGTGATTCGGCGGGGTGACCTGCTCAAGGTTGATACGGGGGCTTACTACAATGGCTTCCACGGCGACTCCTGCATCACCATTGCGGTGGGCGAGGTATCGGCCCAGGCCCAGCAGTTGATGACGGCAGCGGAAGCAGCTCTCTATGCAGGCATTGCCCAAGTAAAGCCGGGAAATACGCTGCTAGACATCGCGGGAGCGATTGAAGACTGTGTCACCAGCTCTGGCTTCACGGTGGTTGAAGATTTTACTGGCCACGGGGTGGGGCGAAACCTGCACGAGGCTCCGTCTGTGTTTAACTTTCGCACCCGCCAGCTGCCCAATATGAAGCTGCTACCGGGGATGACGCTGGCGATCGAGCCGATTTTAAACGCTGGGTCCAAGCAGACCCGCACCTTGAAGGATCAGTGGACGGTAGTGACGGTAGATCGATCGCTGTCGGCCCAGTTTGAGCACACGGTGCTGGTGAGCGAGACCGGCTATGAGATTTTGACCGATCGCAGCTCGATCCCGGTAGCCCTAGCTTCCTAA
- the rpmB gene encoding 50S ribosomal protein L28: protein MARHCQLTGKKANNAFSISHSHRRTKRLQEANLQEKRVWWPQGKRWVKLRLSTKAIKTLQTKGLEAMAKEVGLNLNKC from the coding sequence ATGGCTCGTCATTGTCAACTCACCGGGAAGAAGGCCAACAACGCCTTTTCGATCTCTCACTCTCACCGCCGCACTAAGCGCCTGCAAGAGGCCAACCTGCAAGAAAAGCGCGTGTGGTGGCCCCAGGGCAAGCGTTGGGTCAAGCTCCGCCTGTCGACTAAAGCGATCAAAACCCTTCAAACCAAGGGGCTTGAAGCTATGGCTAAAGAAGTTGGTCTCAACCTGAACAAGTGCTAG
- a CDS encoding LemA family protein, which produces MGVLILLVAVLLIAAVFFVNLYNRLVTGRNRYQNAYAQIDVQLRRRYDLIPNLVESVKGYMAHEKETLAAVINARNSAMSASRQAAQAPGDPQAMTQLAAAEGMLDSTLGRFFALSEAYPDLKANQNMAQLIEELRSTENRIAFARQAFNDAVTLYNTQREMFPGNLIAGSFNFNSAQLLEESTPEVKEVPRVSFS; this is translated from the coding sequence ATGGGGGTACTGATACTGCTGGTGGCCGTACTGCTTATTGCGGCGGTCTTTTTTGTCAACTTATACAACCGCTTGGTGACCGGACGAAACCGCTACCAAAATGCCTATGCCCAAATTGATGTGCAGCTGCGCCGCCGCTATGACCTAATTCCTAACTTGGTGGAGAGCGTCAAGGGCTATATGGCCCACGAGAAAGAAACCTTAGCGGCGGTCATCAACGCCCGTAACAGTGCCATGAGCGCCAGCCGTCAGGCAGCCCAGGCTCCTGGCGATCCGCAAGCGATGACTCAGCTGGCAGCAGCCGAGGGCATGCTCGACAGCACCCTAGGTCGGTTTTTTGCCCTGTCGGAAGCTTACCCCGACCTCAAGGCCAACCAAAATATGGCCCAGCTAATTGAAGAACTGCGCTCTACCGAAAACCGCATCGCCTTTGCTCGCCAGGCGTTCAATGATGCTGTCACCCTTTACAACACCCAGCGGGAGATGTTTCCCGGCAACCTGATCGCGGGCAGCTTTAATTTCAACTCGGCTCAGCTGCTTGAAGAAAGCACTCCCGAAGTCAAAGAAGTCCCCCGCGTATCTTTTAGCTAG
- a CDS encoding PEP-CTERM sorting domain-containing protein, with the protein MKHWSAITVPCLGLALALASPSLAAAADPLPSGLLELTQGNSTYRADLLRFSEEQSWLVDGIETLFTDLYFLNLSNLAAPQELRLEDFQPTAFSQPSPDRLSASFLGANLAFSLDSVLLGGAPGSYRAARHETVTLTNTGSDWLDVSLFKYVDYDLQFDGALTNNTAFFTNNTLTQTDANGARATLSVDQAPTAVQISPYGPLLAQLYNVPATGLQNTPGPLVDADITAAVQFDRSLAPGESVVFKFVMEVQRQTTSKAVPEPGTAFAIGIVAAGLALLRRRN; encoded by the coding sequence ATGAAACATTGGTCTGCCATTACCGTTCCATGTCTGGGTTTAGCCCTGGCTCTGGCCAGCCCTAGTTTGGCTGCGGCTGCAGACCCCTTGCCCTCCGGACTACTAGAACTCACCCAGGGCAACTCAACCTACCGCGCCGATCTGCTGCGCTTTAGCGAGGAGCAATCCTGGCTCGTTGACGGCATCGAAACGCTGTTCACAGACCTATACTTTCTCAACCTCAGCAACCTAGCGGCTCCCCAGGAGCTGCGGCTCGAAGATTTTCAGCCCACCGCATTTAGCCAACCCAGCCCCGATCGCCTCAGCGCCAGTTTCTTGGGGGCTAATCTGGCCTTTTCCCTCGATTCTGTACTGTTGGGGGGTGCCCCCGGTAGCTATCGCGCCGCTCGCCACGAAACCGTGACCCTAACCAACACGGGCAGCGACTGGCTTGATGTCAGCCTGTTCAAGTACGTCGACTACGACCTTCAGTTTGACGGCGCGCTCACCAACAACACCGCTTTTTTTACAAACAATACCCTTACTCAAACCGACGCCAACGGTGCCCGGGCCACTCTCAGCGTCGACCAGGCCCCAACGGCAGTGCAGATTAGTCCCTACGGTCCGCTATTGGCTCAGCTCTACAACGTCCCGGCCACAGGGTTGCAAAATACCCCCGGCCCCTTAGTCGATGCCGATATCACTGCCGCCGTTCAGTTTGACCGCTCTCTGGCCCCCGGCGAATCGGTGGTGTTTAAGTTTGTGATGGAAGTGCAGCGCCAGACAACATCAAAGGCCGTCCCCGAACCAGGAACGGCCTTTGCAATCGGTATTGTAGCGGCGGGGCTGGCGCTACTGCGCCGCCGAAATTAG